In the genome of Arachis stenosperma cultivar V10309 chromosome 6, arast.V10309.gnm1.PFL2, whole genome shotgun sequence, the window TATTACTATTACGGGATGAAAGGATGatttagaattatatttttataatgtgATGAATTTTGTTTGGTTGTTTATGAGACTCATGTCCTCGGCGGATACAGAGTTTCCGTTACCCGTCGCGGGGACAGGACGGGAATGGAGATAGATATTAGAGGCGGGAGCGGAGGGCATGTTCCCGCTCCATAAGAATCTGTTGCCATCTCTAGTAAAAACTAAACAGTCCCAATCAAATTATTATCATTCATATAGGACTAATGAAGGGTAGATCATACAAATTACATTATACGTaagtatttttttgttattttttatcgAAAATTCTTATCAAATTTATGtgtttaatgaaaaaaaataaaagacgGATTATCATTTTCCAATCATTAAAATATAGATTgtctaaattaaaatatgataaaCACTGAAAAAGAATTTTACTCTTAATTCTTTAACGGAATTAGTTAAGCTTTGTAAAGTATTGGAGAGTTAAGTTTGTCCTATTATAAAACTAGAAATGCACGTAGTTGTCATGGGTAGTGTGATACTTCGATTCTAAtattgctatatatatatatatttttgttaaaatatggtgcttactaattaaaatattttacaattttatttaGCTAGTATTCAAATTTGCACTATTAACAAATGTAAATTTCATTTTGATCCATATATAGTATTTGTTGGGTTATAGAAAAAAGTTTTTAACcactaaaattattattttcatacTTTTGAATATAATATGTACATtaagtattttatatttttactttttacaaaaTTACATGATAtatttagtaaataattaattattaaatatttatatattggTGTTTTTCACTCTAAAGTGATTACTTTTGTTATGGCCTGACCCAAACTAAATATGGGCCGGCCCGACTCGGACACCACCCGACTCGAACGGTTGGGAGCGGGGCACCTCGATcgccgacccggacacgcgtcccgGACAGCTGCTCTATAACTGTACAAGAGAGGCCTCAAAGGAGGTGGGCCTGTCCTTACAGGGCCCACCTCTGACACGGTATAAATGGGGAGGGACATACCCttcccccaaggtacgtcaccTATCACTCACCCTTTTTCGCCTGCACACTCTATtgactagagcgtcggagtgtctttgcaggtgacacCCCTCACTCCTTGCACGAAGTACTCGAAACATTGCCTTCGCCAGCCCAGGAGCTCACGACTAGGCAAGACCCCCACTTCACCAACTAGGATTCCAACATGAACCGTCCGGTACCCGACCtaccgaacattggcgccgtctgtggggacaaCGAAGCTAAATGGAGATCGTGCCGGGTCCAGGAGACCACGGGCGCGCAGCAGCCCCTGAGGGGGCGGCCTTCGTTGCCTCGGCCCGTGAGAGGTTAAGATCCCCTCCCCGACAAACCGGGTTCCAGTTGAGAGCTCAGGAGAGGCGCCCCTTCGGGGGAACAGGCAGTGACAACGCTAGGATAATGCAGGAGCTGCGCCACAGGGTGCAGAATCTGTAGCGCCAACTAGCAGATCAGGAGCATCATCAGCGGACCTCCGACCCTGACTACTCTCTGTCCCCTGAGAGTCAGGGAAGAACCTCCAACCGAAGCAGTCGCTCCCAGCGTACCCTTATACCGAGATCAGAATCAGAGAGTATTTGGGAGGATTGGCAGCGCCCTAGGAGGCGAAACGATACAATCATCTATGCCCGAGGCAAACGGGCATGCGTCATGCGTGGGGACCGTGAAAACGGAGAAGGAAGGTCCGAGAGAAAGCGGCAACCCGTCATCATGGGCGCCACCCCATTCCACCGTTCCATCCTCGAGGTCCGGTTGCCGAGACACTTCGACAAACCAACAGATATGAGGTATGACGGAACATAGGACCCGCAGAAGCACCTAATGGCCTTCGAGGCCGGAATGAACCTCGAAGGAGTGCGAGACGAGGTGAGGTGCCGCGCTTTCCCGGTCACCCTGGCAAGCCCGGCGATACGGTGGTTCAATAGCCTCCCGCAGGGTTCTGTAGCCGCCTTCTCGGACATCAGCCGTGCCTTCTTGGCGCAATTCACTACTAGAATCGCGAAGGCAAAGCACCCAATCAATCTTCTCGGCGTGACCCAACGTGCCGGGGAGACGACCAGAAAGTATCTagatcggttcaacgacgaatgcctGAAAATCAAAGGACTAACCAACTCTGTGGCCAGCCTTTGTCTGACGAATGGCCTTCTTAATGAGGATTTCCGAAAGCACCTCACCACTAAACCGGTCTGGACGATGCATGAGATCCAGACCGTAGCCAAGGAATACATAAATGATgaggaagtcagccgagtcgtggctgccaaCAAACAGCAGCCCTCCCACAATCAACCCAGGCACCATGGTAACAGAGAAAGGCAGAAGGAACAGGTCAGAGACGGGGGGCCGAGCAAGGCACTCAGACCGTCTCCCCGGATAGGAAAATTCACCAACTACACCCCACTCACTCTCCCATCATAGAAGTTTACCAGCAAATCGCCGAAAAAGGAATATTGACGAAGCCCCGACCTCTGAAAGACCGTATAGGGGGAACAAGAGCCTTTACTGTGATTACCACAAAGGCTACGGGAACCAAACGCAGGACTGTTTCGACCTGAAAGATGCGCTAGAACAAGCAATCAGGGACGGTAAACTGGCCGAATTCTCCCACCTTATCAGGGAGCCGAGGAGATGACATCGCGACCACGATGAAGACGGCAAGACCCAATCGAAGAAACGGCGGCAAGAACCAGAAGACAACGATCACGGCCTCACCATAATAAACGTGGTGACCGCCAAGAACACAGCGCCAAAGTCGAGGTCTGCGCACAAGAAAGACGCCAAAGTCCTGACAATTTCCTCCTCGCCGACACGAAGCTCCAAGAGATCCCCAATTATTTCCTTTGGGCCAGAGGATCATTGGTTCGATGAGGTCCCTGAGAACCCACCCATGGTCATTATGGCTAGGGTAGGAACCGGCTTCATCAAACGAATCCTTGTGGACATGGGGCCAGACTCGAACATTATGTTCCGCAACGTATTCGATGCGCTAGGTTTACGGGAC includes:
- the LOC130934519 gene encoding uncharacterized protein LOC130934519 produces the protein MAFEAGMNLEGVRDEVRCRAFPVTLASPAIRWFNSLPQGSVAAFSDISRAFLAQFTTRIAKAKHPINLLGVTQRAGETTRKYLDRFNDECLKIKGLTNSVASLCLTNGLLNEDFRKHLTTKPVWTMHEIQTVAKEYINDEEVSRVVAANKQQPSHNQPRHHGNRERQKEQVRDGGPSKALRPSPRIGKFTNYTPLTLPS